A single Bifidobacterium asteroides DNA region contains:
- a CDS encoding serine/threonine protein kinase → MQQNGSQAWRPGAVPAMDQAPALPGLRLLRPLDLGGTAAVYLYEQEGLNRPVAVKAALQGSMDQQTHQLFLREAKTLAKLSTHPCILSIHQALVSDDGRDCLVLEYAPGGSCKTIMLKGGMDQEGVLDLGVRMASALCCAHERGILHRDVKPSNFLITDQGLPVLADFGISSGIYGGERAGGLSIPWAAPEVLANRSGGSEASDIYSLGASLFGMLAGRSPYEYAYRARDEDHLAQLILTAETPVLHMGEASPMLATVLEKAMAHDRDDRYYSALEFGRALQEVQQQLYGHATPFIGEGIAPYPQGDARSHAHTGAMSGRTKSKESVHSWTGTGVSSKSRLQQDREAAANHEGSQARRFPGGRRRVILLALILAAILAVALVWALVVGLPNGSERGSQPTAGSSQIQTQQAQSPDPTDSSDPHDLQEGSVPSPTQGQGRYQGTTAVFAWANPDPKPGDSYVWHPLGQGGAEDRGRSVQTRQPTARIDDPQGGQTCISVTLVRADRSMSQEPTIICAVQ, encoded by the coding sequence TTGCAGCAGAATGGTTCCCAGGCCTGGCGCCCGGGTGCGGTTCCAGCCATGGACCAGGCGCCGGCGCTGCCCGGGCTGCGGCTCCTGCGACCCCTTGATCTGGGAGGCACCGCCGCCGTCTACCTGTACGAGCAGGAGGGGCTCAACCGACCTGTGGCGGTCAAGGCGGCCCTCCAAGGCAGCATGGACCAGCAGACCCATCAGCTCTTTCTGCGCGAGGCCAAGACCCTGGCCAAGCTCTCCACCCACCCCTGCATCCTGAGCATCCACCAGGCGCTGGTCAGCGATGACGGACGGGATTGCCTGGTGCTCGAATACGCTCCGGGCGGCAGCTGCAAGACCATCATGCTCAAGGGGGGCATGGACCAGGAAGGCGTACTGGACCTGGGAGTGCGCATGGCTTCGGCCCTCTGCTGCGCCCATGAACGCGGGATCCTGCACCGGGACGTCAAACCCAGCAACTTTCTGATCACCGACCAGGGCCTGCCCGTCCTGGCCGACTTCGGCATCTCCTCTGGCATCTATGGAGGCGAACGGGCCGGCGGGCTTTCCATACCCTGGGCGGCCCCGGAGGTCCTGGCCAATCGCTCGGGAGGGTCCGAGGCCAGCGACATCTACTCCCTGGGCGCCTCGCTCTTCGGCATGCTGGCCGGCCGCTCCCCCTACGAGTACGCCTACCGGGCCAGGGATGAGGATCACCTGGCCCAGCTGATCCTGACAGCGGAAACCCCGGTTCTGCACATGGGTGAGGCCTCCCCTATGCTGGCTACGGTTCTGGAGAAGGCCATGGCCCATGACCGGGACGACCGCTACTACTCGGCGCTGGAGTTCGGCCGCGCCCTGCAGGAGGTCCAGCAGCAGCTCTACGGCCATGCGACGCCCTTCATCGGCGAGGGAATCGCCCCCTATCCGCAGGGAGATGCACGCTCGCACGCCCATACCGGAGCCATGTCAGGCCGGACAAAAAGCAAGGAGTCCGTTCACTCCTGGACCGGGACTGGGGTCAGCTCAAAATCGCGCCTGCAACAAGACAGGGAGGCGGCGGCTAACCATGAAGGCAGCCAGGCTAGGCGGTTTCCTGGCGGCCGCCGCCGTGTGATTCTTCTGGCGCTGATCCTCGCTGCCATCCTGGCCGTTGCCCTGGTCTGGGCCTTGGTTGTCGGCCTGCCAAACGGATCCGAGCGAGGTTCACAGCCGACTGCAGGTTCCTCCCAGATCCAAACCCAGCAGGCGCAGTCCCCGGACCCGACGGATTCGAGCGACCCTCATGACCTGCAGGAGGGCTCAGTTCCCTCGCCCACCCAGGGTCAGGGCCGCTACCAGGGCACCACGGCAGTTTTCGCTTGGGCCAATCCCGACCCCAAACCGGGAGACAGCTATGTTTGGCATCCCTTGGGCCAGGGCGGCGCCGAAGATCGTGGCCGCAGCGTACAGACCCGACAGCCGACCGCCCGCATCGACGATCCGCAGGGGGGCCAGACCTGCATCAGCGTCACCCTGGTGCGGGCCGACCGGAGCATGTCCCAGGAACCGACCATTATCTGCGCCGTTCAGTGA
- a CDS encoding PD-(D/E)XK nuclease family protein: MDPQEAMEPVRALIGDRLRNEEGRPTRALVVAGPPRSGKTRLATRALLAGMEQFGDGASMAVSGRTAADQVSRQVILERGRSDRTRPVGTLQALAFRLLTRSRLAQGGHDPLLPRLLNGAEEDALLRQVMTVHLEHVQAGDDCAVCRLLERYFRNGAGWSAVLVGDGQGRVVGVADRFIAQLRDMFARMTELGLDRGDRDQLLDALAVQPMDPDRRDRLGLQWRLAFALEDEYRQSITESYPDEFRLDPSMLMVEASRTLGGLADDDLPDLLVVDDWQDITLAGMGLLQGLNQAGCRLLLVGNPNQSVQSFRGSYPEFLATRLTALSKPMPGAAAPLLAQDFACLGAATVTLKPRRMVVPEAAAEHAKSVQGSYADLVAARVSLGIAGVEESDTPLPDRPGKLPAWPGAGPVAPLAAGDSLICDGSVQTRLFHTPDQEDDDLVWQIKHEFLANDRDWNDMAVIAHDNMTLRNLGRKLRVQGVPVRFSSVTRPLSQEPAIQGLFALVELAQSVLDPGVAGSAPDDPAQVAAWIRSRLRTLMAGPLFRVPATAARQERPVRMERLESIMETMAALAPLSDQQGSDPDSAGSLEDLPLLGQAWQTWVEDLAERRAQRDRSSGISVDDSLLTRHDSVEPGDGSGPFSAASAPDQPVDLGDRDGQQPAILSVQALETLLVLDPDDRSSGIILEAMTAIAGGRREDPDVQVLDKALQVLRLTATRISALEDRQPQYVLWEAWRSLDLADDWQRRALMATQEGEEANDRLDALMRLFQYAAGSRRFPTVEAFMDQVRTMQIEADSLARIGPIEHAVTLTTPAGAAALATDWPLVWLPAVQDGVWPNLIPRDTMFGAEELADLVLHDRIGDPLADTLSHDPALRSILYAEKKGFLEALTRARTQVRISAVWNDDLVPSDFLYGYLPERYPRTADMSQAEFSMVGAGSGGSERYGGLEVSARGLTAAARSILAVQALLPEDRVDRERVDDAVQALRLLADQGQDSADPRHWPFLYDHDQEGAAEPASAEEVHTAQAAESRAVGAATGVASVTERDHAPRSAHASVHQTGQADQTQNRDQGREHRHEHRFDRQVVLLSPSAVDAIWNCPLEWALGDQFSGPSPSRVPTEFGSLIHKVASEGTAQGLDRPGQGDPDARQQQVRDALLDIYQDLAPQEQRLRDPDELYDQRGRSSRVGPILDNLASYFVRSSDSEYGLEGKSPVPVGDLLGVQSERSFDVSLSVEDLVPLWKATFPDRPLDADGLFALMSGLVDGFPAALDARTTVRLTGRIDRLEVRSLPEGIRLRLVDYKTGRVPYTQGQLFNDLQLVCYQLGLAFPPTPGSSPEVGAAWSSPQAPDLERTEGMKLSQSLLLQLQAPPKDAQTGLRREEMAYQPPLFEGDRLVTIAQPRTGMPSPLKSKAEPADLPDQVPPGVDADLWAMVRAARVSSQAVWGLTMIARVFFAAGVKLAAGLDDAVFDPARCHRAGNGQECQAWQLVAPNLLEDQE; this comes from the coding sequence GTGGATCCGCAAGAGGCCATGGAACCGGTCCGCGCCCTTATCGGCGATCGGCTCCGGAACGAGGAGGGTCGGCCCACCCGGGCCCTGGTGGTGGCTGGCCCCCCCCGCAGCGGCAAGACCAGGCTGGCCACCCGGGCCCTGCTGGCTGGCATGGAGCAGTTCGGCGATGGTGCCAGCATGGCCGTATCAGGTAGGACCGCGGCCGACCAGGTCAGCCGCCAGGTCATTCTGGAGCGGGGCAGGTCCGACCGCACCCGGCCTGTGGGCACCCTGCAGGCCCTGGCCTTCCGTCTGCTGACACGGTCCCGGCTGGCCCAGGGGGGCCACGATCCGCTCCTGCCCAGACTGCTTAACGGTGCCGAGGAGGATGCCCTGCTCAGGCAGGTCATGACCGTCCATCTGGAGCATGTACAGGCCGGGGATGACTGTGCGGTCTGCCGACTCCTGGAACGCTACTTCCGCAACGGGGCAGGCTGGTCGGCCGTCCTGGTTGGCGACGGTCAAGGACGGGTCGTAGGGGTCGCCGACAGGTTCATCGCCCAGCTGCGGGACATGTTCGCCCGCATGACGGAATTAGGCCTGGACAGGGGTGACCGGGACCAGCTTCTGGATGCCTTGGCCGTACAGCCCATGGACCCTGACCGTCGCGACCGGCTGGGCCTGCAGTGGCGGCTGGCTTTCGCCCTGGAAGATGAGTATCGCCAGAGCATCACCGAGAGCTACCCGGACGAATTCCGTCTGGACCCCTCCATGCTCATGGTCGAAGCTTCCCGCACCCTAGGCGGGCTGGCTGATGACGACCTGCCTGACCTGCTGGTCGTGGACGACTGGCAGGACATCACCCTGGCCGGGATGGGCCTCTTGCAGGGCTTGAACCAGGCTGGCTGCCGACTCCTTCTGGTGGGCAACCCCAATCAGTCGGTCCAGTCCTTCCGCGGCTCCTATCCTGAGTTTCTGGCCACTCGCCTGACGGCCTTGTCCAAGCCCATGCCAGGTGCCGCCGCCCCCCTGCTGGCCCAGGATTTCGCCTGCCTGGGCGCCGCCACCGTGACCCTGAAACCCCGGAGGATGGTGGTTCCTGAAGCGGCCGCAGAGCATGCCAAAAGCGTCCAGGGCTCCTACGCCGATCTGGTGGCTGCCAGGGTCAGCCTGGGCATCGCCGGGGTTGAGGAGAGCGACACCCCTCTGCCCGACAGACCCGGCAAGCTGCCCGCCTGGCCCGGCGCCGGCCCGGTGGCGCCCCTGGCCGCCGGTGACAGCCTTATCTGCGACGGCAGCGTGCAGACCAGGCTCTTCCACACCCCTGACCAGGAGGACGATGACCTGGTTTGGCAGATCAAGCATGAGTTTCTGGCCAACGATCGTGACTGGAACGACATGGCCGTCATCGCCCACGACAACATGACCCTGCGCAACCTGGGCCGCAAGCTGCGCGTTCAGGGCGTGCCGGTGCGCTTCTCCTCGGTTACCCGTCCGCTCAGCCAGGAGCCCGCCATCCAGGGGCTCTTCGCCCTGGTCGAGCTGGCCCAATCGGTGCTGGACCCTGGTGTTGCCGGAAGCGCCCCGGACGATCCCGCCCAGGTGGCAGCCTGGATCCGTTCGCGCCTGCGCACCCTGATGGCTGGCCCGCTCTTCCGGGTTCCCGCAACCGCCGCTCGTCAAGAGCGTCCCGTCAGGATGGAACGCCTGGAGTCCATCATGGAGACCATGGCTGCATTGGCCCCCCTGTCCGACCAGCAGGGGAGCGACCCGGACTCAGCGGGCTCCTTGGAGGACCTGCCACTCCTGGGACAGGCCTGGCAGACCTGGGTCGAGGACCTGGCCGAGCGGCGGGCTCAAAGGGACCGTTCATCCGGCATCAGCGTCGATGACTCCCTGTTGACCAGGCACGATTCCGTCGAGCCAGGGGACGGGTCTGGTCCCTTCTCCGCCGCCTCGGCCCCAGACCAGCCGGTGGATCTGGGAGACCGGGATGGTCAACAGCCAGCAATTCTGTCGGTTCAGGCCTTGGAGACCCTGCTGGTGCTGGACCCGGATGACCGATCCTCGGGAATCATTCTGGAGGCCATGACCGCCATCGCAGGAGGTCGCCGTGAGGATCCTGACGTTCAGGTCCTGGACAAGGCCCTGCAGGTTCTGCGCCTGACGGCCACACGCATCAGCGCCCTGGAGGACCGTCAGCCCCAATACGTGCTCTGGGAGGCCTGGCGGAGCCTGGACCTGGCCGACGACTGGCAGCGGCGGGCCTTGATGGCCACCCAGGAGGGTGAGGAGGCCAATGACCGTCTGGACGCGCTTATGCGGCTCTTCCAGTACGCGGCTGGCTCCCGTCGTTTCCCCACGGTCGAGGCCTTCATGGACCAGGTGCGCACCATGCAGATCGAGGCCGACTCACTGGCGCGGATCGGGCCCATCGAGCACGCCGTCACCCTGACCACACCCGCCGGGGCCGCGGCCCTGGCCACTGACTGGCCTCTGGTCTGGCTGCCCGCCGTCCAGGACGGGGTCTGGCCCAATCTGATTCCCCGCGACACCATGTTCGGGGCCGAGGAGCTGGCCGATCTGGTCCTGCACGACCGCATCGGCGACCCCCTGGCGGACACGCTCAGCCACGATCCTGCCCTGCGCTCCATCCTCTACGCCGAGAAGAAGGGTTTTCTGGAGGCGCTGACCCGGGCCCGGACCCAGGTACGCATCAGCGCGGTCTGGAACGATGACCTGGTTCCTTCGGACTTCCTCTACGGCTATCTGCCTGAACGTTATCCGCGCACTGCAGATATGAGCCAGGCCGAGTTCAGCATGGTCGGCGCTGGCTCAGGCGGCAGTGAGCGCTACGGGGGGCTGGAGGTGTCTGCTAGGGGCCTGACGGCGGCCGCCCGGTCCATCCTGGCTGTCCAGGCGCTGCTCCCGGAAGATCGAGTCGACCGTGAGCGAGTGGACGATGCCGTGCAAGCTCTGCGGCTGCTGGCCGATCAGGGCCAGGATTCTGCCGATCCCCGGCATTGGCCTTTCCTCTATGACCATGACCAGGAGGGTGCTGCTGAACCGGCCTCGGCGGAAGAAGTTCATACTGCACAGGCCGCCGAGTCAAGGGCTGTGGGCGCCGCCACAGGTGTCGCATCGGTTACTGAAAGGGACCATGCCCCTCGTTCTGCACATGCTTCCGTCCATCAAACCGGGCAGGCGGATCAAACGCAAAACCGTGACCAGGGTCGTGAGCACCGCCATGAGCACCGGTTCGACCGCCAGGTGGTCCTTCTTTCGCCCTCAGCGGTCGATGCCATCTGGAACTGCCCACTGGAGTGGGCCCTGGGTGACCAGTTCTCCGGCCCCTCCCCGTCAAGGGTGCCCACGGAGTTCGGATCCCTGATTCACAAGGTGGCCAGTGAGGGCACGGCCCAGGGTCTGGACCGTCCCGGCCAGGGTGATCCTGACGCCCGCCAGCAGCAGGTGCGGGATGCGCTCCTGGACATCTACCAGGATCTGGCTCCTCAGGAACAGCGCCTGCGGGACCCTGACGAACTCTATGACCAGCGCGGTCGCAGCAGCAGGGTGGGGCCCATCCTGGACAACCTGGCCTCTTATTTCGTCCGCTCATCGGATTCCGAATACGGCCTGGAGGGCAAGAGCCCGGTCCCGGTCGGCGACCTGCTGGGGGTCCAGAGCGAGCGTTCCTTCGACGTCAGCCTGTCCGTAGAGGACCTGGTCCCTCTTTGGAAAGCCACCTTCCCTGACAGGCCTTTGGATGCCGACGGGCTCTTTGCCCTGATGTCAGGCCTGGTCGACGGCTTCCCCGCAGCCCTGGATGCCAGGACGACGGTCAGGCTGACCGGCCGCATCGACCGTCTGGAGGTCAGGTCCCTGCCCGAGGGCATCCGTCTGCGGCTGGTGGACTACAAGACCGGCAGGGTCCCCTATACCCAGGGGCAGCTCTTCAACGACCTGCAGCTGGTCTGCTATCAGCTGGGACTGGCCTTCCCGCCCACGCCCGGCAGCAGCCCGGAGGTGGGGGCGGCCTGGAGCTCGCCCCAGGCACCCGATCTGGAGAGGACCGAGGGGATGAAGCTGAGCCAGTCCCTGCTCCTGCAGCTGCAGGCTCCGCCCAAGGATGCGCAAACGGGCCTGCGCCGGGAGGAGATGGCCTATCAGCCGCCCCTGTTCGAGGGTGACAGGCTGGTCACCATCGCTCAGCCCAGAACCGGCATGCCCTCCCCGCTCAAGTCCAAGGCCGAGCCTGCGGATCTGCCTGATCAGGTGCCGCCTGGGGTGGATGCGGACCTGTGGGCCATGGTCCGAGCCGCCAGGGTCTCCTCCCAGGCTGTATGGGGGCTGACCATGATAGCCAGGGTCTTCTTCGCTGCCGGGGTCAAACTGGCGGCTGGCCTGGATGACGCGGTCTTCGACCCGGCCCGTTGCCATCGGGCCGGCAATGGCCAGGAATGCCAGGCATGGCAACTGGTGGCGCCCAATCTACTGGAGGATCAGGAATGA
- a CDS encoding ATP-dependent DNA helicase, translating into MKQTAEQSAIVDADVNEDLLVVAGAGSGKTMTMTSRIIALIRRGVPSEQILGLTFTRKAASELQSRVGAAVIRRDQGRGAPTVDPERNFLKPTVSTYDAFFQSIVRQYGLLVGMDQDTRPLSSAGAYQLASQVVADHLDLIFPAGSSAQEGDSDDLGSATFSTTVNRVLALTGAVTTSMISSDCPDFDQAVERIRAWDRAFVDRADQLIGDQPVPAAETKPSGTPPKRSKKETDEHYQGKIKAFQDKRQSIRLYRVDAMRRAVLTREKLLTLVQDYQRAKRQANMAEFGDFTLAAFQLVERFPSISAQLRRRYSHVFLDEYQDTSTTQALLLAAIFHPQNRQEDQGSADQAPGRSAVTAVGDPFQSIYAWRGASPGAFRTFQAQFGMLADRPASGGGPLSGVTAFGRSQDQDPLTLSRTFRNSSWVLKAANQLTVPLRHRGQESRSEAELREVDVARLRPREDADPGTVGLLGYSTGGQEIDGVVRFALKARELYGNQGDAPHVAVLFRSKAALPRYREALEAAGLSCQVVGYSSLFDRPEVMDLRALLSLICDHTDSDSLMRLLASARFGMDAADLSALASLAAKVNEDSQYRALVRAGLVESDPDPRRRREDLHRYRDQVPNDVFLVDLLLRDDLPDLLKSSGLSVRGRALAAEAARVICQVQAESSAPLRQVVIAAIRALDLDVDLVLARSLANPGHPLEPSQAKMGIQALLDQVDVYLSELPQGLGPSLRGFVSWLSSLDQSPEMPADGDDRHADVALMTVHQAKGLEWDAVAVVGLKRGAFPSSQGDRLTVKPASDRPVVQSPDGPVYQYDCTARTWLVDPESVPVPVRADAMILPRFPHDAPLGADPEDLLGRLDLAGLEEEAMGLSRESGLDDQARPVRADAIVPSQREQYGRRLLDDERRLIYVAATRARHDLLMTFSQDSQAESAALNTPAPDPDKASNFWTELAELFQEEPDAVKLEQAEDAQEGQPTPPLGLFVGENAQSYRQAIVDRALKEVDQVAARDGERDQALWPPMLNARTREALDRSAAWVRAGEPGDPAVDQEGDDGLYANAVRVLQVSTGRLGVADDQLLTDLDLLRRTGRRILGHGASSVTAIQAGSAGDDPKMERDYWQGLVRPIPQVASPQAEAGTRFHDWARRFILPDVSAPEGLVDLPDQAEAPNLLDGPLGPGAMAERARMLARLDQERESLDSQADPVQARLLTWEQRLAESDWAQRTPVWVERPIVAVLAGQIVKGKLDAVFAGGLDPDRTDLRYTIVDWKTGARPRGEESTNRRLVQLDFYRLLLSRLEGIGLSTIDACLYYVSEDRPQDRLIRARARTEEEILASLAEGIPEQSDED; encoded by the coding sequence ATGAAGCAGACTGCCGAACAGTCCGCCATTGTCGATGCGGATGTCAATGAGGATCTTCTGGTGGTGGCCGGCGCCGGCTCGGGCAAGACCATGACCATGACCAGCCGGATCATCGCCCTGATCCGCCGGGGAGTGCCCTCCGAGCAGATCCTGGGGCTGACCTTCACCCGCAAGGCCGCCTCCGAGCTCCAGTCCAGGGTGGGGGCTGCGGTCATCCGACGCGACCAGGGCAGAGGCGCCCCGACCGTGGATCCCGAACGCAACTTCCTCAAGCCGACCGTGTCCACCTATGATGCCTTCTTCCAGTCCATCGTGCGCCAGTATGGCTTGCTGGTGGGCATGGACCAGGACACCCGTCCACTGAGTTCGGCAGGGGCCTACCAGCTGGCCTCCCAGGTGGTCGCCGACCATCTGGATCTGATCTTTCCCGCTGGTTCCTCGGCGCAGGAGGGCGACTCCGACGACCTGGGCTCTGCGACCTTCTCGACCACCGTCAACCGGGTCCTGGCCCTGACCGGGGCGGTGACCACCTCCATGATCAGCAGCGACTGCCCTGATTTCGATCAGGCGGTGGAGCGGATCCGCGCCTGGGACCGCGCCTTTGTGGATCGAGCGGACCAGCTCATCGGCGACCAGCCCGTGCCGGCCGCCGAGACCAAACCCAGCGGGACGCCGCCCAAGCGCAGCAAGAAGGAGACCGACGAGCACTATCAAGGCAAAATCAAGGCCTTCCAAGACAAGCGGCAGAGCATTCGCCTCTACCGGGTGGATGCCATGCGACGGGCGGTTCTGACACGCGAGAAGCTGCTGACCCTGGTCCAGGACTACCAGCGGGCCAAGCGGCAGGCCAACATGGCCGAGTTCGGCGACTTCACCCTGGCCGCCTTCCAGCTGGTCGAGCGTTTCCCCTCCATCAGCGCCCAGCTGCGGCGCCGCTACAGTCACGTTTTTCTGGACGAATACCAGGACACCTCCACCACCCAGGCTCTGCTTCTAGCGGCCATCTTCCATCCGCAAAATCGACAGGAGGATCAGGGGAGTGCGGACCAGGCGCCCGGCAGATCCGCTGTGACCGCCGTGGGCGACCCCTTCCAGTCCATCTATGCCTGGCGCGGGGCCAGTCCCGGGGCCTTCCGCACCTTCCAGGCCCAGTTCGGCATGCTGGCTGACCGGCCCGCCTCCGGCGGCGGTCCTCTGTCTGGCGTGACCGCCTTTGGGCGCTCGCAGGACCAGGACCCGCTGACCCTGTCACGCACCTTCCGCAACTCCAGCTGGGTGCTCAAGGCCGCCAACCAGCTGACCGTCCCCCTGCGCCATCGGGGCCAGGAGAGCCGGTCCGAAGCTGAACTGCGCGAGGTGGACGTGGCCAGGCTCCGTCCCCGTGAGGATGCCGACCCGGGTACCGTGGGCCTCCTGGGCTACAGCACCGGCGGCCAGGAGATCGATGGGGTGGTCAGGTTCGCCCTCAAGGCGCGCGAGCTCTATGGCAATCAGGGTGACGCGCCGCACGTGGCTGTTCTCTTCCGCTCCAAGGCCGCCCTGCCCAGGTACCGCGAGGCCCTGGAGGCTGCAGGGCTGAGCTGCCAGGTCGTCGGGTACTCCTCCCTCTTTGATCGACCCGAGGTCATGGATCTGCGGGCTCTGCTCTCTCTGATCTGTGACCACACCGACAGCGATTCTCTGATGCGTCTGCTGGCCTCGGCCCGGTTCGGCATGGACGCGGCCGACCTGAGCGCTCTGGCCTCCCTGGCCGCCAAGGTCAATGAGGACAGCCAGTACCGGGCCCTGGTTAGGGCCGGCCTGGTCGAGTCCGACCCTGATCCGCGCCGCCGTCGCGAGGATCTGCACCGTTACCGTGACCAGGTTCCCAACGACGTTTTCCTGGTGGATTTGCTCCTGCGCGACGACCTGCCAGACCTCTTGAAGAGTTCCGGGCTCTCTGTTAGAGGGCGGGCCCTGGCCGCCGAGGCCGCCCGGGTCATTTGCCAGGTCCAGGCCGAGTCCTCGGCCCCCCTGCGTCAGGTGGTCATCGCCGCCATCCGCGCCCTGGATCTGGACGTGGACCTGGTGCTGGCCCGCTCCCTGGCCAATCCTGGACATCCTCTGGAGCCCAGCCAGGCCAAGATGGGCATCCAAGCCCTGCTGGATCAGGTGGATGTCTACCTGTCCGAGCTGCCCCAAGGCCTGGGGCCCAGCCTGCGCGGGTTCGTCTCCTGGCTGTCATCCCTGGACCAGAGTCCCGAAATGCCTGCTGACGGGGACGACCGCCATGCCGATGTGGCCCTGATGACCGTCCACCAGGCCAAGGGTCTGGAGTGGGATGCCGTGGCGGTTGTCGGGCTCAAGCGTGGAGCCTTCCCCAGCAGCCAGGGCGACCGGCTCACGGTCAAGCCCGCCTCGGACCGGCCGGTGGTCCAATCCCCGGATGGCCCGGTCTACCAGTACGACTGCACGGCCCGTACCTGGCTGGTCGATCCCGAGTCCGTGCCGGTGCCGGTGCGGGCTGATGCCATGATTCTGCCCCGCTTTCCTCACGATGCCCCCTTGGGCGCTGACCCTGAAGACCTGCTGGGTCGGCTGGATCTGGCGGGCCTGGAGGAGGAGGCCATGGGCCTGTCTCGGGAGAGCGGGCTGGATGACCAGGCGCGCCCGGTCCGGGCCGATGCCATAGTCCCCTCTCAGCGCGAACAGTACGGCCGTCGGCTGCTGGACGACGAGCGGCGGCTGATCTATGTGGCGGCGACCAGGGCCCGACATGACCTGCTGATGACCTTCAGCCAGGATTCCCAGGCGGAGTCTGCGGCCCTGAACACACCGGCTCCGGACCCGGATAAGGCCTCCAACTTCTGGACCGAGCTGGCGGAGCTTTTCCAGGAAGAGCCCGATGCGGTCAAGCTGGAACAGGCAGAGGATGCGCAGGAGGGCCAGCCAACGCCGCCCTTGGGGCTCTTTGTCGGTGAGAACGCCCAGTCCTACCGCCAGGCCATTGTCGACCGTGCTCTGAAAGAGGTGGATCAGGTCGCCGCCCGCGACGGCGAACGGGATCAGGCGCTCTGGCCTCCGATGCTGAATGCGCGTACCCGTGAAGCCCTGGATCGCTCGGCCGCCTGGGTGCGCGCCGGGGAACCAGGCGACCCCGCAGTTGATCAGGAGGGCGATGACGGGCTCTACGCCAATGCGGTCCGCGTCCTGCAGGTCAGCACGGGTCGTCTGGGTGTCGCTGATGACCAGCTGCTCACGGATCTGGATCTGCTGCGGCGCACCGGCCGACGGATCCTGGGGCATGGGGCTAGCAGCGTCACCGCAATCCAGGCTGGTTCGGCAGGGGACGACCCCAAGATGGAGAGGGATTACTGGCAGGGGCTGGTCAGACCCATACCTCAGGTGGCCTCCCCGCAGGCTGAGGCGGGCACCCGCTTCCACGACTGGGCCAGACGCTTCATCCTGCCCGATGTCTCCGCCCCTGAAGGACTGGTGGACCTGCCCGATCAGGCGGAAGCGCCGAATCTGCTCGATGGTCCGCTGGGTCCCGGGGCCATGGCTGAGCGGGCCCGCATGCTGGCCAGGCTTGACCAGGAGCGGGAGTCCCTGGATTCCCAGGCCGATCCCGTGCAGGCCCGTCTGCTGACCTGGGAGCAGCGGCTGGCTGAGTCTGACTGGGCCCAGCGCACCCCCGTCTGGGTGGAACGGCCCATCGTGGCGGTGCTGGCAGGCCAAATCGTCAAGGGCAAGCTGGATGCCGTCTTCGCAGGCGGACTGGACCCAGATCGAACGGATCTGCGTTACACCATCGTGGACTGGAAGACCGGAGCCCGGCCGCGCGGTGAGGAGTCGACCAACCGCCGTCTGGTCCAGCTGGACTTCTACCGGCTGCTCCTGTCACGCTTGGAGGGTATCGGCCTGTCGACCATCGACGCCTGCCTTTATTATGTAAGCGAAGACCGGCCCCAGGATCGACTCATCAGGGCCCGTGCCAGGACCGAAGAAGAAATTCTCGCATCCCTGGCCGAGGGCATACCCGAGCAGTCGGACGAGGACTGA
- a CDS encoding GNAT family N-acetyltransferase codes for MTTSSIHDQASRRRGSVEIRPMVWADMPDLVGTFDATWKVQEDPEGTVSRLSAAHFILHYLVGTTRARIAVDGQDFLGVTLLAEGVGELCFPQAQDELERVDQQLSATTLGAQTLDRARQWQLTEVRLEEQCGLAVPPQAELRLFLVSSRARGRGVGGSLWRDTLEHLDQAGIERFYLHTDSSCDVGFYDHKGMERLAELKGRDHAAFAGRDPSDDPQFFEGIDDIFIYGGRVSDQLGKDGDHGGR; via the coding sequence ATGACTACGTCCAGTATTCACGACCAGGCCTCCCGGCGGAGGGGGAGTGTGGAAATACGACCCATGGTCTGGGCGGACATGCCCGACCTGGTGGGGACTTTTGACGCTACTTGGAAGGTGCAGGAGGATCCCGAGGGCACCGTGTCCCGGCTGAGCGCCGCCCACTTCATCCTGCACTACCTGGTGGGTACCACCAGGGCCCGGATAGCTGTCGATGGGCAGGACTTTCTGGGGGTGACCCTGCTGGCCGAGGGGGTTGGCGAACTGTGCTTCCCCCAGGCCCAAGACGAGCTGGAGCGAGTGGACCAACAGCTGTCTGCCACAACCTTGGGCGCCCAGACCCTGGACCGGGCCCGCCAGTGGCAGCTGACCGAGGTCAGGCTGGAGGAGCAGTGCGGCCTGGCGGTCCCGCCCCAGGCTGAATTGAGGCTCTTCCTGGTCTCCAGCCGTGCCCGGGGACGCGGCGTGGGCGGTTCCCTGTGGCGGGACACCCTGGAGCATCTGGACCAGGCGGGTATCGAGCGCTTCTACCTGCATACGGATTCCTCCTGCGACGTGGGCTTCTACGACCACAAGGGCATGGAGCGGTTGGCTGAGCTCAAGGGGCGGGACCATGCGGCCTTCGCCGGGCGCGACCCCTCCGACGACCCGCAGTTCTTCGAGGGAATCGACGACATCTTCATTTACGGAGGCCGTGTGAGCGACCAGCTGGGCAAGGACGGTGATCATGGCGGCCGCTAA